In Haliaeetus albicilla chromosome 18, bHalAlb1.1, whole genome shotgun sequence, one genomic interval encodes:
- the PLA2G7 gene encoding platelet-activating factor acetylhydrolase, with product MDMGSSSTEKFYRIPEGKGPHSVGCTDLMTENAVEGSFLRLYYPSCDATDNEEAPWIPDKEYYQGLSDFLNMYRVVGERLFQYYVGSVTCPAKSNAAFKPGEKYPLLVFSHGLGAFRTIYSAICIEMASQGFIVAAVEHRDQSASATYYCKKKSVSEPQEESTANTEKEWIYYRKLKAGEEERCLRHKQVQQRAQECIKALDLILKINSGEKVMNVLNSNFDWNSLKDSVDTSRIAVMGHSFGGATVIESLSKEIRFRCGIALDAWMLPVGDDIYQNSVQQPLLFINSEKFQWADNILKMKKLGSNDTNKKMITIKGSVHQSFPDFTFVSGEIIGRFFKLKGEIDPNEAIDISNHASLAFLQKHLSLKNDFDKWDSLVDGIGPNVIPGTNIDLSPAEPE from the exons ATGGACatggggagcagcagcactgagaaGTTTTATAGGATCCCCGAAGGAAAGGGACCGCACTCGGTTGGATGTACAGACCTGATGACAGAAAATGCAGTCGAG GGAAGCTTCTTGCGCCTATATTATCCATCATGCGATGCCACAGATAATGAAGAGGCACCATGGATTCCAGATAAAGAGTACTATCAGGGACTCTCTGACTTCCTTAATATGTACCGAGTTGTAGGAGAAAGGCTTTTCCAGTACTATGTTG GTTCAGTGACCTGTCCTGCAAAGTCAAATGCTGCTTTCAAGCCAGGAGAAAAATACCCACTCCTCGTTTTTTCCCATGGACTTGGAGCTTTTCG GACGATCTATTCTGCTATTTGCATAGAGATGGCTTCCCAGGGCTTTATAGTGGCTGCTGTGGAGCACAG AGATCAATCTGCTTCAGCAACatattactgtaaaaaaaagtcCGTTTCTGAACCACAGGAAGAGTCTACAGCAAACACGGAGAAGGAGTGGATCTACTACAGGAAACTAAAAGCTGGAGAGGAAGAGCGTTGTTTGCGCCATAAGCAG gTGCAGCAAAGAGCACAGGAGTGTATCAAAGCTCTCGATCTCATTCTTAAAATCAATTCAGGAGAGAAAGTAATGAATGTACTGAATTCAAACTTTGACTGGAATAGCCTAAAG GATTCTGTTGATACTAGCAGAATAGCTGTGATGGGACACTCTTTTGGTGGTGCTACAGTTATTGAAAGTCTCAGCAAAGAAATAAGATTCAG GTGTGGCATTGCCCTCGATGCATGGATGCTTCCAGTAGGTGATGACATTTACCAAAACAGTGTCCAGCAACCGCTGCTTTTTATCAACTCCGAAAAATTCCAGTGGGCTGATAATATCTTAAAGATGAAGAAGCTCGGCTCCAATgacacaaacaagaaaatgatCACTATCAA GGGGTCAGTACATCAGAGCTTTCCTGACTTTACCTTTGTGAGCGGAGAAATCATTGGaagatttttcaaattaaaaggagaaatagaTCCCAATGAAGCTATTGATATAAGCAATCATGCTTCATTAGCCTTCCTGCAGAAACATTTGA GTCTTAAGAATGATTTTGACAAGTGGGATTCTCTTGTGGATGGCATAGGACCCAATGTTATTCCTGGTACCAATATTGACTTATCTCCAGCTGAACCTGAATAA
- the IMP3 gene encoding U3 small nucleolar ribonucleoprotein protein IMP3, translating into MVRKLKYHEQKLLRRLELVSWEAAGGSLAEVKALRRYRLGRREDYVQYKALARTVRALARRLRDLGPASAAFRARCAAALLEKLYGLGLVSSRRSLAVCENLSAAAFCRRRLPCLLVKLRMAQNLRHAVTFVEQGHVRVGPEVVTDPALLVPRAVEDFVTWVDASRLRQKVLDYNQERDDFDLAA; encoded by the coding sequence ATGGTGCGGAAGCTGAAGTACCACGAGCAGAAGCTGCTGCGGCGGCTGGAGCTGGTGAGctgggaggcggcgggggggagccTGGCCGAGGTGAAGGCGCTGCGGCGGTACCGGCTGGGTCGGCGGGAGGACTACGTGCAGTACAAAGCGCTGGCCCGCACCGTCCGCGCCTTGGCCCGCCGCCTCCGCGACCTGGGGCCGGCCAGCGCCGCCTTCCGCGCCCGCTGCGCCGCCGCCTTGCTGGAGAAGCTCTACGGGCTGGGGCTGGTGAGCAGCCGGCGGTCGCTGGCCGTCTGCGAGAACCTGTCGGCCGCCGCCTTCTGCCGCCGgcgcctgccctgcctgctggtgAAGCTGCGGATGGCGCAGAACCTGCGGCACGCCGTCACCTTCGTGGAGCAGGGCCACGTCCGCGTGGGGCCCGAGGTGGTCACCGACCCCGCGCTCCTCGTCCCCCGCGCCGTGGAGGACTTCGTCACCTGGGTGGACGCCTCTCGCCTCCGGCAGAAGGTGCTCGACTACAACCAGGAGCGCGACGACTTCGACCTGGCCGCCTAG
- the ANKRD66 gene encoding ankyrin repeat domain-containing protein 66 isoform X1 has product MTIALLPGTMTELHEAVALGDYDLVDEILRTGRCDPNHKDVDWHDRTPLHWAAAKGQSELVKLLVDHGARHCLRSDVGWTAAHFAAESGRLGVLRTLHSLHAAMDAADLFGDTPKRLAEIYGHRDCSRFLEIAEVESRNYRRTAAMKGIPLDQRDEDWELKKEELERNPPCSWENYASSAPKKNRKKRGKQECALPISCRQQLAMQSKDTG; this is encoded by the exons ATGACCATCGCTCTTTTACCAGGCACCATGACAGAGCTCCATGAAGCCGTGGCTTTGGGGGACTATGACCTGGTGGATGAGATTTTGAGGACAGGGCGCTGCGACCCAAATCACAAGGATGTCGACTGGCATGACAGGACCCCGCTGCACTGGGCTGCTGCAAAAG GGCAATCGGAGCTGGTCAAGCTCCTCGTGGATCACGGCGCCCGGCACTGCCTGCGGAGCGACGTGGGCTGGACTGCGGCTCACTTCGCTGCCGAGTCGGGGAGACTGGGGGTGCTTCGCACCCTTCATTCCCTGCACGCTGCCATGGACGCGGCCGACCTCTTTGGCGACACTCCCAAGAGGCTTGCGGAAATCTACGGTCACCGAGACTGCTCCAGGTTCTTAGAAAT AGCAGAGGTGGAGAGCAGAAACTATCGCAGGACAGCTGCAATGAAAGGAATCCCCTTAGACCAGAGAGATGAAGACTGGGAACTCAAGAAAGAAGAGCTTGAGAGAAACCCACCGTGTTCTTGGGAGAACTACGCATCCTCCGCTCCAAAGAAAAATcgaaaaaaaagggggaagcaGGAGTGTGCCCTACCTATTTCGTGCCGCCAACAACTTGCAATGCAGAGCAAAGACACTGGCTGA
- the ANKRD66 gene encoding ankyrin repeat domain-containing protein 66 isoform X2: MTELHEAVALGDYDLVDEILRTGRCDPNHKDVDWHDRTPLHWAAAKGQSELVKLLVDHGARHCLRSDVGWTAAHFAAESGRLGVLRTLHSLHAAMDAADLFGDTPKRLAEIYGHRDCSRFLEIAEVESRNYRRTAAMKGIPLDQRDEDWELKKEELERNPPCSWENYASSAPKKNRKKRGKQECALPISCRQQLAMQSKDTG; this comes from the exons ATGACAGAGCTCCATGAAGCCGTGGCTTTGGGGGACTATGACCTGGTGGATGAGATTTTGAGGACAGGGCGCTGCGACCCAAATCACAAGGATGTCGACTGGCATGACAGGACCCCGCTGCACTGGGCTGCTGCAAAAG GGCAATCGGAGCTGGTCAAGCTCCTCGTGGATCACGGCGCCCGGCACTGCCTGCGGAGCGACGTGGGCTGGACTGCGGCTCACTTCGCTGCCGAGTCGGGGAGACTGGGGGTGCTTCGCACCCTTCATTCCCTGCACGCTGCCATGGACGCGGCCGACCTCTTTGGCGACACTCCCAAGAGGCTTGCGGAAATCTACGGTCACCGAGACTGCTCCAGGTTCTTAGAAAT AGCAGAGGTGGAGAGCAGAAACTATCGCAGGACAGCTGCAATGAAAGGAATCCCCTTAGACCAGAGAGATGAAGACTGGGAACTCAAGAAAGAAGAGCTTGAGAGAAACCCACCGTGTTCTTGGGAGAACTACGCATCCTCCGCTCCAAAGAAAAATcgaaaaaaaagggggaagcaGGAGTGTGCCCTACCTATTTCGTGCCGCCAACAACTTGCAATGCAGAGCAAAGACACTGGCTGA